The sequence GGTGCTCGGGTTCCTGCAGGTCCTGATCTGGCTCTACGCCGTCTCCAGCGTGCTGAGCCACATCCAGCAGATGCCCTGGCTCGCCCTCCCCTACGCCCTCGGCTACGCCACCGGGAACTACGTCGGCGTCACCATCGAGCAGTGGCTCGGCTACGGCGTGCAGGTCGTCCGCATCTTCACCCGGCGCGGCGCCCAGACCGCCGCCATCCTCCGCGGCGACGGCTTCGGCGTCACCGAGATCGACGGCCGCGGCAAGGATGGCCCCGTCTCCATTCTCACGATCGTCACCCGCCGCCGCGCCGCGACGACCGTCACGGTCCGCGCCCGCGAACTGGATCCCGCCTGCTTCTTCACGATCGATGATGTCCGCTTCAAGTCCGCCCCGGTCCCGGCCTCGCCCTGAGAACCCGCGGCCGCGCGACACCGCCGGCCTCGCTAGGCTTTCTTTCACGATTGGAGGCCCGCGATGCGCAAAGACGCCCCGACCGAGCACCCCGTGCACGAACTGGTCCGCCAGCGCTGGAGCCCGCTCGCGTTCGATCCCGCCCGCTCGATCGATCTCCCCACCCTCGCCTCGCTCTTCGAGGCCGCCCGCTGGTCGCCCAGCGCGTACAACGAGCAGCCTTGGGCGTTCATCTACGCCCGGCGGGAGGATGCCAAGGCCTTCGACCGCATCATCTCGTGCCTGGTTCCCGGCAACCAGACCTGGGCGAAGCGCGCCTCCGTGATCATGATCACCGCCGCCAGGCAGGCCTTCGAACGAAACGGCAAGCCCAACCGGCACGCGGGCCACGACATCGGCCAAGCCGCCGCGTGGATGACCGTGCAGGCCGAGTCCGTCGGCCTCCGGGTCCACCAGATGGCGGGGATCGACCCCGAGAAGTGCCGCACGGAACTGGGTATCCCCGCGGGGTGGGACGCCCTCACCGCGATCGCCATCGGCTTCCCCGACAGCGCCGAGACCCTGCCGCCGGACCTCCAGGCTCGAGAGACCGCGCCGCGCTCCCGCAAGCCGATGAGCCACGTGGCCCACGCCGGGACCTTCGACGCTCCGCCCAACTTCGCGGGCTGAGCCTCCCCGGCGGGCGTGCAGCCGGGCGGCGAGGCGTGTACATTCCGCTGCTATGCGATACGCGATGATCATGGCCGGTGGATCGGGCACCCGCCTGTGGCCGATGAGCCGCAAGGAGCGCCCGAAGCAACTCCTGCCGCTGATCCCGCGCGACGGCGGAGCCCCCGTCTCGCTCCTCGAACTCGCCGCCCACCGCCTCGAAGGCCTGATCCCCGCCGAGCGCCGCTACATCTGCACCGGCGAGCAGTACCGCCACGCCATCAAGAGCGTCCTCCCCGAGTTCTCGGATGACCGGATCCTCGGCGAGCCCACCGGCCGCGACACCGTCAACGCCGTCGGCTTCGCCGCCGCGGTCTTCAACAGGATCGACCCCCCCACCGCCAAGGACCCCGGCGCCATCTTCGCCGTCCTCACCGCCGACCACATCATCGAGCCCGAGAACGCCTTCCGCGAGCGGATGGACCTCGGCTTCCGCCTCGTCGAGGCCGATCCCGCCCGCCTGGTCACCTTCTCGATCAAGCCCACCTACGCCGCCACGGGCTTCGGCTATGTCGAGCGAGGCGCCCCGATCACCGACACCGCCGACCCCGCCCGCGCAAGGAGCCCACAGGCCTTCCGCGTCGCCCGGTTCGTCGAGAAGCCCAACGCGCAGCGCGCCCAGGCCTACGTGGAATCGGGGCACTTCGGCTGGAACAGCGGGATGTTCGTCTTCAGCGCCGCCACCGTGCTCGACTGCCTCAAACGCTTCAAGCCCGAGAGCCACGCCGGCGTGATGCGCATCGCCGAGGCGTGGGGAACGCCGCGCCAACGAGCCGTCCTCGACGAGGTCTACCCCACGCTCCCGAAGATCAGCGTCGACTACGCCATCATGGAGCCGGCCTCACGCGACCACGCCGTCTCCATCGCCACCGTCGTCATGGACCTCTCCTGGATCGACGTCGGCTCCTGGCCCAGCTACGGCGAGACCCTCCAGCCCGACGCCACCGGCAACCGCCGCGGCGGCGAGGGCGGCTCCTCGTCGATCATCCTCCAGGGCCGAAACAACCTCGTCGTCAGCGACAACCCCGGCCACACCGTCAGCATCCTGGGCGCCGACGACCTCATCGTCGTGCACACCAGGGACGCGACGCTGGTCATGCCCCGGAGCAAGGCCGAGGAACTCAAGTCGCTGCACGCCGTGGTTGATGAGAACCTCAAATAGGTGAACCTCTATCCGGTGCAGCCGCGATCCCGCCCGCCGCCCCGGAGCGTCTCGCACCGCCCCGCAACCCCCTCGAACACTTGCCCCCGCCACCGCAACCCGGTGTAATGTGCCCGTGCGCTACCTCGCGATCGACCTCGGCGACAAGCGGACCGGCCTCGCCGTCGGCGACGACGAGACCCGGATCGTCTCCCCCTTCGACGTGATCCAGGTCCCTCTCTCGGTCAACGGCGGCGATGCGCTCCTGGGCGCCCTCGCCCGCGCAATCGAGGAGATCCTCGGCTACTCCGCTCAATCCAAGGGCGAACTGATCGTCGGCCTCCCGCTCAACATGGACGGCACCGAGGGCCCGCGGTCCAAGGTCGTGCGCTCCTTCGCCGCGCGCCTCGGCGCCCGCGTCAAACGCCCGATCCGCTTCCAGGACGAACGCCTCTCCTCCGCCGCCGCCGACTGGTCGATGGCCGGCTCCGGCTTGACCCGCGGCGAGAAAAAGGAAAAGCGCGACGCCCTCGCCGCCGCGGCGATCCTCAACGACTTCCTCGCGACCATCCCGCCAAAGCCCCGCCCCAACCCGCCGCCGGGCCCTTAGTTCTTCTTCTTCGGGATCAGGTCCCCGATGCCCTTCTTCGCGTCCTCGAGGCCCTTCTTCAGATCGTCCCCGGTCTTCTTGATGTCCTCGACCGCCTTCTGCGCCTCCGCCTTCACATTCTCCACCGTCCCCTTTGCATCACCGATCACCTGCATCCCCAGCCCCTTGAGGTCGTCCAGCTTCGCCAGCGAACCCTGGAGGTCGCTCAGCACATCCGCCGGGATCAACCCCCCGCCCCGCTCCACCGCCGCGTTCATCAACGCCTGCACCACGATCCCCGCCAGTTCCGAGATCGTCACCCCCGTCCCGCCCACGCCTGTCCCCGTCTTTCCCACGTTCTTGAGCGCGATCTCGTCGATGGGCACCTCCACCTTGCCGATCCCACCCGGAGCATCAAGCAGTTCCAAGTGCACCTTCACGTTGCGGATCGTCAACTCGTTGATCACCAACTTTTTGTCCGATCCCGACGACGACGGCTTGGGCTCTGCGCCCTTTGGCCCGGAGACCTTCTGGATGTTGTCCAGGATGACGTTGTAGTTCCCCTTCCCGTCCTTGCGTTGCAATCGGACGTCGATGTCCTCCAGCCTGAACTGCGGCACCTCGATCACGTCACTGGTCAGCGAAGCCAGCGACACCTTCACCCCTCCCTCGCCCAGCGCCAGGAAGTGCGGCGCCGAGTACCCCGCGGGGGAGCCGACGCTCAGACCCGTCAGCGAAAACCGCCCCGAGAGAAGCCCGAGGCTGACCCCGTCCACCCTCGTGGGAACCCCAAGGGCATACGTCCCGCCCTTCTCGATACCCGACTTCGCCAGCGACCCCGCGAAGTACACCACCCCACCCACGGCCACCATGAGGAGAACGACCAGCACCACCACGGCGATCAGCAGTTTCTTGATCATGCACCAACTGTATCAAGCCGGCCCGGTCCGACGGCACGCCACCCACCCCTATCACCACCTCCCGTCCCACCCCGTTTCAGCGTAGAATCGCCCTTCGTTCGGTCACGGAACGGTCAGTCCGCTCGTGCGGCCCGGCCTCCTCCGCGGCCGCAGTCCCCGCGATGCACGGAGGCTTGATGGCGACAACGACTCCCGCACCGGTCTTCGGCGGCGCCCTCCGCGCCCCGGTGCGCGTCGAAGTCCCCGTGCACCGCGCCGCGGTCATGGCCGTCCTCATGCCCGTCTACAACGAGGGCGAACAGGCCGCCCAGGTCGCCCGCGACGTCACCGCCTTCGCGCAGACCCGCCCGCAGCACGACTTCACCTTCGTCCTCGACGGCTGCAGCGACAACACCGAGCAGGTCATCCTCGACCACCTCGCCGGGTACCCCGGGGGCAACGTCCACGTCCTCGCCCTCCGCCGGAACCGCGGCAAGAACGGCGCCATCCGCGCCGGTCTGCGCCGGACAAACGCCCGCCTCGTCTGCTACCTCGACGGCGATCTGGCCTACTCCCTCGACCACCTCGATGCGCTGGAGTCCGCCCTCGCGACCCACGACGTCGCCATCGGCTCCCGCAGCCTCGTCGCCCGCGAGGAGGGCCGCCCCGGCCTGCTCCGCCGAATCCTCGGCTCTACCTTCAACACCATCGCCCGCGCCATCCTCGGCATCCCCTTCCGCGACACCCAGGCCGGGCTCAAGGGCTTCCGCATCGACGCCGCCCGCCGGCTCTTCGCCCAGCAGCGCATCCGCAACTTCGCCTTCGATGCCGAACTGCTCTACCTCGCGTGCCGGGACGGCCTTTCCGTCGCCGAGATCCCCGCCCGCGTGAACCCCGGGCACGCCGCCATCGGCTCCAACGTCCGGCTCGTCCGCGACTCGCTCCGCATGCTCGCCTCCCTCATCCAGGTGCGCCTCGACGACTGGCGCGGCCGGTATGACTGACCGCGCGGTCCTGACATTCGACGCTGAGGAGTTCGACATCCCCCTCGAGTTCCGGCGGCAGATCTCCGACGCCGATCAACTCCGCATCGGCGCCGACGGCTTCGCCGCGGTCCTCGACATGCTCGACCGCACCGGCGCCCCGGCCACGTTCTTCATCACCGCCCGCCTCGCGCTGCACAGCCCCGACCTGGTCCGCCGCGCCGCCTCGCGCCACGAGATCGCCTCGCACTCCTGGAGCCACACCGGCTTCGCCCCCGACCACCTCCGCCGCTCCCGCGAAACGCTGGAGTCTGTCTCGGGCGCTCCGGTCATCGGTTTTCGCATGCCTCGCATGGCGACCGTGGACCACGCCGCCCTCGCCGAAGCCGGGTACACCTACAACTCCTCCGAGAACCCCACCTGGCTCACGCGCCGCGCCTCGCGCACCGAGGGCCCCCTGGGCGCCTATTTCTCCGGCCCCCTGCTGAACATCCCCGCCACCGTCACGCCCATCCTGCGGCTCCCTCTCTTCTGGCTCGCCTTCAAGCGGATGCCCACGCGCCTGTTCCGGAGCTGGACCACCGCGTCGCTCCGGTCCCGCTCCTACGCCAGCCTCTACATGCACCCGTGGGAGTTCACGGATCTCGCGCACTCCGGGCTCCCCTGGTGGATCCGCCGCCCCGACGGCGCCCGGCTCCTGGACCGCCTCGCCGCCTACGCCCACTGGCTCCGCGAACGCGCGACCCTCGTCACCATGGCCTCACTCGCCGAATCGATCCGGCGCGGCAACCTCGCCGCGCCGGACCGCGAATCCGCGCTGCGATCCCGCTAGGCGCGGCGCGACGGCGCCGCGCTCTCGCCGTCGTCCTCCGGTCCGGCCGCGTCGATCCGGTCCCCGCTGGGCTTCACACGCCCCAGCGCGCCCGGCAACTCGATCCCCGCCTGCATCGCCAGCTCGTGCAGCCGCGGCAAGGCGTTGACCATTCCGGCCAGGAAGTCGCTCGTCGCGTTCCGGCCCGCGCCGTTCGTGCCCGTGTCCCACACGGTGATCTTGTCGATCTTCAGGTTCTGGATCGCCTTCACCTGCTCCGAGACCAGCTTCGGCAACTGCTCGATCAGCAGCAGCGTCGGGCCCACCGCCGGATCGACGCCGCACGCCTCGATCAGCTTGCGGTACCCCTCCGCCTTGGCCTCCATCACCTTCTGCACGCCCGCCGCCTCCGCCTCGTACTTGGCCAGGATCGCGTCCGCCTCGCCCTGCGCCTCGATGCGCCGCTTCTCGGCCTCCGCCATCGCGGCGATCTCGATCCTCCGCTTCTCGATCTCCTGCGGGACCACCGTCTCCTTCGCCAGCCGGGCCGTCTCCTGCTCCCGTTCCGCGATCAGGATCGCCTCGGCCGCCTTCGCCGCCGCGGTCTGCGCCCGCCGCTTCGCCTCGGCCTGGATCTCGCCCAGTTTCGCGTTGACCTCCGCGATCCGCCCGCGCGCCTCGTTCTCGCCGGTGGTCGCCGCCGCCTCCGCCTGGGCCACCTTGACACGCTGCTCCTGCATCGCCTGCGCCTTCGCCGAGGCCGTCTCCGCCTCGCGCTGCGCGATCGTGATCTCCCGGTCCCGCTTCGACTGCGCCTCGCCCTGCACCGCCTGGGCCTCCAGCGCCGCCACGCGGATCCGCTGCTCCTGCTCCGCCTCCTTCTCGCCCTGGGCCGACGCCGCGGCCTCCTTCGCCACGCCGATCGACTTCTCGCGCAGCGCCGTCGCCTCGCCCGTCGCGCCCTCCCGTTCCTGCTGCGCCACGTCCACCTTGGCCCGGTTGATCGCCTCCGCCGCGGCGCGCCGGCCGATCGCCTGGATGTACCCGCTCTCGTCCGTGATGTCCCGCACGTTCACGTTGATCAGGTCCAGGCCGATCTTGTTGATCTCCTGCCCCACGTTCTCGTTGATCAGCATCATGAACTTCTCGCGGTCGCGGTTGATCTCCTCGATCGTCAGCGTCGCGATCACCAGGCGCAGCTGCCCCAGGATGATGTCCTGCGCCTGCTCGCGTATCGCCTGCGTCGTCAGGTTCAGCAGCCGCTCCGCCGCGTTGTTCATCAGCACCGGGTCCGTCGAGATGCCCACCGTAAACGTCGACGGCACGTTCACCCGGATGTTGTTCTGCGACAGCGCCCCCTCCAGGGGGATCTCGATCACCAGCGGCTCCAGGCTCAGGTACGCGTAATCCTGCACCAGCGGCCACACGAACGCGCCGCCGCCGTGCAGGCACCGGCTCGCCTTCCCGCCCCCCACCTGCCCGTAGATCACCAGGATCCGGTTGCTCGGGCAGCGCCGGTACCGCTGCACGATGAACACCAGCATGAACAGCACCAGCAGCAGCAGCCCGCCGACCACCGGCAGCCAGAGCCACGTCGCCGAAGACGATTGCTGCGCCAGCGTGCCCGACATCATGAGCGTCGTGAACATGGACCGTGCCTCCTCTTCCCTTCTGGTCCGGCCGCGCCCCATCGGGCCCGCCCGGATCGTGCGACCACCTCAGCCCGTGCAGACTACCACCTCCCCATCCCACATGGCGTTGTTCGCGTGCCCCCCGCCGCCTGCTACGTCGCCGCCACCGTCACCGTGTTGTCCTCGTTCACCCGAGTGACGCGGACCCGCGTCCTGGTCGGCAACTCCCCCGCCTCCGAGACCGCGTTCACAATCCGCTCCCGCGAGCCGATCACCAACCGCACCTGTCCCCGCCCGGCCCCCGCCGCGGGAACCCCCACATACACATCCCCCTCCGCGCCCATCGTCGCCTGCAGCGGAACATTGCCGCTGCTCTGCAGGTCGTGCATCCCCTTGAGCATCAGCGCCAGCGCCCACACCATCGCCACTCCCGCCGCGCAGCCGATCAACACGCTCACCGGCACCGACAGCCCCGACCCCTTGTACGCCGCCAGCGCCGCCCAGCCGAACCCCATCATGAACGCGCAGATGCTCTGAAACGACAGCACCTCGAACGCGTGCGTCGAGCCGTGATCCCCCGCATCCGATGCGTGCCCGCTCAGGCTCCCGTGCGCCCCGCCGTCCGCAAAGTCCGTATCCAGCCCCAGGTGCCCGTCCCCGCCCACCAGCATCAGCAGCAGCCGCACCACGAAAATCCCCGTCCCGAACAGCGCCGGCACCGAGAACCACGCCGCACCGTTGTCGAACAGCAGACTCATCATGGCACACCCCTTTCGAAACCCATGGAATGGTATCGAAGCCTTCGCACAAGGGTATTAGGACCGGACTCATTCCGGTTTCGCAGCAACGCCCCCCGCTTTCCCCTCTCCCCCGCTACTTCGCCACGATGTTCACCATCTTCCCCGGCACCACCACCACCCGCTGCACCGTCTTCCCCGCCAACAACTCCTGGATCTTCGGCTCCTCCAGCGCCGCCGCTTCGATCGCCTTCGCATCCGCGCCCGCCGCCACCACGATCTTCCCCCTGACCTTCCCCATGATCTGGATCGGGATCTCCACCGACGAATCCGCCGCCAGGCTCATGTCCGCCACCGGGAACGCCTCGTCGCACGCCAGCCTCGAATACCCCAACCGCGACCACAACTCCTCCGCGATGTGCGGCGCAAACGGGCACAGCATCAGGATCAGCCCCTCCCCCGCCTTCCGCGCCAGCCCCTTCCCCTTCGCCACCACCGTCGTCAAGTGGTTGTTGAACTCGATCAACTTCGCGATCGCCGTGTTGAACGCCAGCCCCTCGATATCCCTTCTCACCCCCGCGATCGTCTTGTGCAGCAGCCGCAGCGTCGCCTCGTCCGGCTCGTCCGCCACCACCGTCGCCGCGCCCGTCCCCTCATCAACCACGTTCCGCCACACCCGCTGCAGGAACCGGAACAGCCCGATCATGTCCCTCGTGTTCCACGGCTTCGAGGCGTCCAGCGGCCCCATGTACATCTCATACAACCTGAACGTGTCCGCCCCGTACTGCGCGATCACATCATCAGGGTTCACCACGTTCTTCAACGACTTGGACATCTTCGCCACGACCTGCGTCACCCGCTGCCCCGTCGCCTTCTCCACGAACGCCCCCTCCGACACCTCCTCCACCTGGTCCGTCGGCACCAGCGTCTTGTCCCCGCGCTGGTACGAATACGCCGTGATCAGCCCCTGGTGGAACAACGTCTTGAACGGCTCCGGCGTCGACACGTGCCCCAGGTCGAACAGCACCTTGTGCCAGAACCTCGAATACAGCAGGTGCAGCACCGCGTGCTCCGACCCGCCGATGTACAGGTCCACGCCCCCCGCCTCCCCCTCACCCATCCAATACCGCTCCGCCTCCTCCGAGATGAACTCCCCCTGGTTCTTCGGGTCGCAATACCGCAGGTAATACCAGCAACTCCCCGCCCACCCCGGCATCGTGTTCAACTCCCGCCTCACCGGCGTCTCCGCGGCCAGCACCTCCGCCGACACCCCCGCCGCGCCCGCCGTCGTCTCCGCCCACGCCGTCGCCTTCGCCAAGAGCGGCCGCGGTTCCTCCGACTCCTCCGGCTGATAGTCCGCCAGTTCCGGCAGCACCACCGGCAGCGCCCCCTCGCCCACCGGGTAGTGGTTCCCCGCCGCGTCCCACACGATCGGGAACGGCTCGCCCCAATACCGCTGCCGCGAGAACAGCCAGTCCCGCAGCCGGTACACCACCTTCCCCGACCCGATCCCCTTCTCCTCCAGCCACTCGATCATCCGCGCCTTCGCCGGCCCGATCTCCATCCCATCCAGGAACTCCGAGTTGATCGCCTGCCCCTCCCCCGTGTACGCCTTCCCGCCCGCCGCCTCGAACCCCTCCGGCGGCCTCACCGTCCGCACGATCGGCAGCCCGAACCGCTCCGCGAAGTCCCAGTCCCGCTGGTCCTGCCCCGGCACCGCCATGATCGCCCCAGTCCCGTACCCCATCAGCACATAGTCCGCCACCCACACCGGGATCGCCTTCCCCGTCGCCGGGTTGATCGCGTTCACCCCCGTGTACACCCCCGTCTTCTCCTTCGTCTCCGCCATCCGGTCCACATCCGACCGGTTCCGCGCCTCCCTCACATACGCCTTCAGCCCCGCCGTCTCCGCGGCGTGCGCCCGCTTCGACACGATCCGCTCCACCAGCGGATGCTCCGGCGCGATCACCATGTACGTCGCCCCGAACATCGTGTCCGGCCGCGTCGTGTACACCTGCAGCGACCGGTACTCCGCGATCTCCTCCGCCAGATCGAAATCGATCAGCGCCCCCTCCGACCGCCCGATCCACTCCGTCTGCTGCGTCCGCGTCGATTCCGGCCACGACACCAGCGCCAAATCCCTCAGCAGCCGCTCCGCGTACGCCGTGATCCGGAACATCCACTGCTTCAGCGGCTTGCGCAGCACCGGGAAGCCCCCGCGCTCCGACCGCCCGTCCACCACCTCCTCGTTCGCCAGCGCCGTCCCCAGTTTCGGACACCAGTTCACCACCTGCTCGTCCACGTACGCCAGCCGCTGGCGATCGATGAACGCGCGCCGCTCCTCCTGCGTCAGTTCGTGCCACCGCCGCACCCCCACCGCCTCCCCCGTGATCGCCGGCGCCACCGCCTGCTCCACCCCGAGCCCCGCCACCTCGCCGAACACATCCACCCCGTACCGCCCCCGCTCCAGCCCCTCCACCAGTTCCCCGATGGGCCGCGCCCGGTCCTGCTCCCTGTCGTACCACGCGTTGTACACCTGCAGGAAGATCCACTGCGTCCACCGGTAATACTCCGGATCGATCGTCGCGAACTCCCGCGACCAGTCGTAGCAGAACCCGAAGCGCTGCAACTGCCGCCGGAACGTCTCGATCGCCCGCCGCGTCGTCACCGCCGGGTGCACCCCCGTCTGGATCGCGTACTGCTCCGCCGGCAGCCCGAAGGCATCCCACCCCATCGGGTGCAGCACGTTGCACCCCGTCATCCGCTTGTACCGGCACACGATGTCCGTCGCCGTGTACCCCTCCGGATGCCCCACGTGCAGCCCCGCCCCCGATGGGTACGGGAACATGTCCAGCGCGTAGAACTTCGGCCGCCGCCCGTCAAACCCCGCCTCCCCAGGCCCCGCCACCTTGAACGTCCCCCGTTCCTTCCACACCCTCTGCCACCGCCCCTCGATCTCCTCCGCCATCGCCGCGGAATACCGCTGCGCCGGCTCATCTCCCGCGGCGGACCCAGAACGCTCATCGCCAGTTCGTTGCTGCATATCCCCGCAGTCTAAGTCGCCCCCACCGCCCCAGTGTGAGCCAGGCGCCCCGCCTCCCCCACTCTCCACGTCCCCGCCCCCTTGTCGCCCCGCTCCCCCAGATACTCCGGTGGGGCAGGCGTCCCGCCTGCCATCTTCCCCTCCCCTCCTCCTTCCTCCCTCATCCTCCCTCTTCCTTTTCTCTTCCTCTCTCTTCTCACCCCTCTCCCCCTCCTCTCCTTCCGGCCCCGAAGGGGCCGAGGCCTGTAGCCACGGGTGAAGCGACGCCGCCCCGGCGTCGCGCAACCCGTGGACCCCGACCCTCAATCTCCCCCGCCCCGGAGGGGCGGAGGAACGCCCACCCTCCCCGCCCCCTTGGGGCACACGCCCCTTTGCCAGAGGCGCACGAGCAACACGAGCAGCCTCTGATCACGCCCCCCAAACTCCTCCCCGCCCGAGGCGGCTCGATGCCGCCAAGGGCGTGCAGCCGATGAACTGGCCGCCCGCGGAGCGACCGGCTGCCTCACCAGCGTTGAAACAACACGCCTCCTTCCTCCATCGCCTCTTCTAATCGACAGTGGGCAGCAACGAAACGAATGGAGCACGCGAAAACGACGCCTTCAGCGTGGTGGCCTTGGTCTTGGGCTCAGTGATCCGATAGTCCGCGTACCGCAGAAACGCGACCAAGACATCATCCACCACGACACGATCGCCAGTTGTAATAAACGAGAGCATCAAATGCAACCCAACGTGTGGATAGTGGCAATCTATGTTGGCATTATCGCGCGATGTCTTGATTTCCAGACCATCCGGAACGCGTACTGGCTTCTTCTCCTTGCCACGGACCGCTGCTCCGAGTTCTTTATCAGATCGCGTCCTCGTAGGTAGTTTCGAGTAGTCAAGCGTCTTGATGTACAGGTCCGGGTAATCACTCTTGCTATTCCCGACGAGTTCTCCGCTCGGATACCTAGATCGCAATCGTCCCGTAACGACGATGCTGACCGTATCCCCGGCAACAAAATCGAGGAGCACCCCTTCCATAGCTAAGAGCTCGTCGATGCGTGCCACCTCAGACGGCGCGTCGATCTGCAACCTCAGTGCTGCCCACACATCACGGAGCTGAGCGGGCGAGTTTAAGACCTCCTCTACATAGAGTCGCAAGCTAGGCGCTTCCTTGGCAAGCCAAGGCACGAGTGTCTTTGCCGCCAGCATTGCTCGATCGTACCACGCGAGTTCAACGGGCGCGTAGGATTCCAGTTCAGGCTGCGCCGCCTTGATTTGCTCGATTACGTGTGCGAGCGGCT comes from Phycisphaeraceae bacterium and encodes:
- a CDS encoding nitroreductase family protein produces the protein MRKDAPTEHPVHELVRQRWSPLAFDPARSIDLPTLASLFEAARWSPSAYNEQPWAFIYARREDAKAFDRIISCLVPGNQTWAKRASVIMITAARQAFERNGKPNRHAGHDIGQAAAWMTVQAESVGLRVHQMAGIDPEKCRTELGIPAGWDALTAIAIGFPDSAETLPPDLQARETAPRSRKPMSHVAHAGTFDAPPNFAG
- the ruvX gene encoding Holliday junction resolvase RuvX translates to MRYLAIDLGDKRTGLAVGDDETRIVSPFDVIQVPLSVNGGDALLGALARAIEEILGYSAQSKGELIVGLPLNMDGTEGPRSKVVRSFAARLGARVKRPIRFQDERLSSAAADWSMAGSGLTRGEKKEKRDALAAAAILNDFLATIPPKPRPNPPPGP
- a CDS encoding AsmA family protein — its product is MIKKLLIAVVVLVVLLMVAVGGVVYFAGSLAKSGIEKGGTYALGVPTRVDGVSLGLLSGRFSLTGLSVGSPAGYSAPHFLALGEGGVKVSLASLTSDVIEVPQFRLEDIDVRLQRKDGKGNYNVILDNIQKVSGPKGAEPKPSSSGSDKKLVINELTIRNVKVHLELLDAPGGIGKVEVPIDEIALKNVGKTGTGVGGTGVTISELAGIVVQALMNAAVERGGGLIPADVLSDLQGSLAKLDDLKGLGMQVIGDAKGTVENVKAEAQKAVEDIKKTGDDLKKGLEDAKKGIGDLIPKKKN
- a CDS encoding glycosyltransferase — protein: MATTTPAPVFGGALRAPVRVEVPVHRAAVMAVLMPVYNEGEQAAQVARDVTAFAQTRPQHDFTFVLDGCSDNTEQVILDHLAGYPGGNVHVLALRRNRGKNGAIRAGLRRTNARLVCYLDGDLAYSLDHLDALESALATHDVAIGSRSLVAREEGRPGLLRRILGSTFNTIARAILGIPFRDTQAGLKGFRIDAARRLFAQQRIRNFAFDAELLYLACRDGLSVAEIPARVNPGHAAIGSNVRLVRDSLRMLASLIQVRLDDWRGRYD
- a CDS encoding polysaccharide deacetylase family protein, with translation MTDRAVLTFDAEEFDIPLEFRRQISDADQLRIGADGFAAVLDMLDRTGAPATFFITARLALHSPDLVRRAASRHEIASHSWSHTGFAPDHLRRSRETLESVSGAPVIGFRMPRMATVDHAALAEAGYTYNSSENPTWLTRRASRTEGPLGAYFSGPLLNIPATVTPILRLPLFWLAFKRMPTRLFRSWTTASLRSRSYASLYMHPWEFTDLAHSGLPWWIRRPDGARLLDRLAAYAHWLRERATLVTMASLAESIRRGNLAAPDRESALRSR
- the leuS gene encoding leucine--tRNA ligase; the encoded protein is MAEEIEGRWQRVWKERGTFKVAGPGEAGFDGRRPKFYALDMFPYPSGAGLHVGHPEGYTATDIVCRYKRMTGCNVLHPMGWDAFGLPAEQYAIQTGVHPAVTTRRAIETFRRQLQRFGFCYDWSREFATIDPEYYRWTQWIFLQVYNAWYDREQDRARPIGELVEGLERGRYGVDVFGEVAGLGVEQAVAPAITGEAVGVRRWHELTQEERRAFIDRQRLAYVDEQVVNWCPKLGTALANEEVVDGRSERGGFPVLRKPLKQWMFRITAYAERLLRDLALVSWPESTRTQQTEWIGRSEGALIDFDLAEEIAEYRSLQVYTTRPDTMFGATYMVIAPEHPLVERIVSKRAHAAETAGLKAYVREARNRSDVDRMAETKEKTGVYTGVNAINPATGKAIPVWVADYVLMGYGTGAIMAVPGQDQRDWDFAERFGLPIVRTVRPPEGFEAAGGKAYTGEGQAINSEFLDGMEIGPAKARMIEWLEEKGIGSGKVVYRLRDWLFSRQRYWGEPFPIVWDAAGNHYPVGEGALPVVLPELADYQPEESEEPRPLLAKATAWAETTAGAAGVSAEVLAAETPVRRELNTMPGWAGSCWYYLRYCDPKNQGEFISEEAERYWMGEGEAGGVDLYIGGSEHAVLHLLYSRFWHKVLFDLGHVSTPEPFKTLFHQGLITAYSYQRGDKTLVPTDQVEEVSEGAFVEKATGQRVTQVVAKMSKSLKNVVNPDDVIAQYGADTFRLYEMYMGPLDASKPWNTRDMIGLFRFLQRVWRNVVDEGTGAATVVADEPDEATLRLLHKTIAGVRRDIEGLAFNTAIAKLIEFNNHLTTVVAKGKGLARKAGEGLILMLCPFAPHIAEELWSRLGYSRLACDEAFPVADMSLAADSSVEIPIQIMGKVRGKIVVAAGADAKAIEAAALEEPKIQELLAGKTVQRVVVVPGKMVNIVAK